Proteins encoded by one window of Pseudomonadota bacterium:
- a CDS encoding translocation/assembly module TamB domain-containing protein: MTIRKTHKFRRLIGLMALLSGFAGACAWLANRPETLAHALAVVNAGGRVEIQAGSFKWSPVQGEISLDSVSFLDKKSGKRAFAGSVRIDYAMLGLVRGKLVVDELTIRDLRIEIPGPAGPAAGGPHKRLDTARLMLLRHIEVLDAGAFGVTVSIADKAEMVIDELHASLVPSMLGDARLAVRADGVVLGRDDRRLVAAGSASLKTSTRLSRWSNEFPYVNSFSGQLNVRDLSTSHISAEEIEAGLTFEDGKIEAGDFSIQIQGRRLAGRLAADTSDESFDLEIRMPSPISIPSFGIEPRVFETAGGLSGAIGLKGTGFSPLKSKGSGFASLTHRFAAAPDHPASLDCAFDWSGGRITISAGRARVAANDIALGGSVDVAGKSMDLTASGSRFPVERVFENFGNEHLKKIFGATDFEARAGGWGKGFRIGIKGTTTDGGWKPIFADRVETELDITYDELSMRNAIFSGQRRTGTSDLTVRFGAKMADGHRRKDIDFEASAADMPLERPMRELGLSGTADGTVEIRGPHTDFRGVAVITARDGAWRSIPFEHASVRLGISRERIDFSDMEVALQGSPRSKLAGGLVADLLPGRMRLHGEPIQGLSVDSAYAYDSKTWTFTEMSWTGPGEERLVARGRFVSDGPMDISVAGSLDAATLSKLTPSLYRGEGPIDVDLSARGSGSDPRFHGTVTFRKNSVLLRSPRLELQELSGSVRLEGQRVRLDGISAKMDEGSMKLSGWLDHQGFRPAQSDLTLTAKGMTWRSEDGYLMLEFEGALSLAGRFPNPTLSGEVVIQDGRYTKDFMIFEAMAGGGKAPEPARAEALDFDPRLSLSVRNSGDMEIRNNVGDIWLNVNMALSGTRSRPAFAGSINATGGSVHYLGLKFDITRGFVEFRGDLRSPYIEVYAEKEIDAYNVSLVLHGPVDNLALDLSATSPSGPLEKRDVVSLILFGMTEQERIATQREGLSSAMIAQSITSVIERPVQKFTRLDVFRLEAADAGSIGVQRLNVGKRLSDRLTVGFSTDIGTDNAVQTFSAEYQITDNLLIKGSQSTDSTYDLSGILRFRLR, encoded by the coding sequence ATGACGATAAGGAAGACCCACAAATTCAGAAGGCTCATAGGCCTGATGGCCCTGCTGTCCGGCTTCGCGGGCGCGTGTGCCTGGCTCGCGAACCGCCCTGAGACGCTCGCCCATGCCCTGGCCGTCGTAAACGCCGGCGGACGCGTCGAGATCCAGGCGGGATCGTTCAAATGGAGCCCTGTCCAGGGAGAGATCTCGCTGGACTCCGTATCGTTCCTCGACAAAAAGAGCGGCAAGCGCGCCTTCGCCGGCAGCGTAAGGATCGACTACGCGATGCTCGGCCTCGTTCGCGGGAAGCTGGTCGTGGACGAGCTGACAATAAGGGACCTGAGGATTGAGATTCCCGGTCCCGCCGGGCCGGCAGCCGGAGGCCCGCACAAGAGGCTCGACACCGCAAGGCTCATGCTGCTCAGGCACATCGAGGTGCTGGACGCCGGGGCCTTCGGGGTCACGGTGTCCATTGCCGACAAGGCCGAGATGGTGATCGACGAGCTGCATGCATCGCTCGTGCCCAGCATGCTCGGCGACGCGAGGCTCGCGGTGCGGGCCGACGGCGTGGTGCTCGGCAGGGACGACAGGAGGCTGGTCGCCGCCGGGTCGGCGTCGCTCAAGACCTCCACGCGCCTCTCGCGATGGAGCAACGAGTTCCCCTACGTCAACTCCTTCAGCGGTCAGCTCAATGTGCGCGACCTTTCGACGAGCCATATCTCCGCGGAGGAGATAGAGGCAGGCCTCACCTTCGAGGACGGAAAGATAGAGGCAGGGGATTTCTCCATCCAGATTCAGGGGAGGAGGCTCGCCGGCAGGCTCGCGGCCGACACCTCCGACGAGTCGTTCGACCTCGAGATCAGGATGCCAAGCCCGATCTCCATACCCAGCTTCGGCATAGAGCCCAGGGTGTTTGAGACCGCCGGCGGGCTGAGCGGGGCCATCGGGCTCAAGGGGACCGGGTTCTCTCCGCTGAAATCCAAAGGCTCGGGTTTTGCTTCGCTCACGCACCGATTCGCTGCGGCCCCCGATCACCCGGCGTCGCTCGACTGCGCCTTCGACTGGAGCGGCGGCAGGATAACGATATCGGCCGGAAGGGCCAGGGTCGCGGCGAACGATATCGCCCTGGGCGGATCGGTCGACGTCGCCGGCAAGTCCATGGACCTGACCGCGAGCGGGTCCCGCTTCCCCGTCGAGCGGGTGTTCGAGAATTTCGGCAACGAGCACCTGAAAAAAATATTCGGCGCGACCGACTTCGAGGCGCGCGCCGGCGGCTGGGGCAAGGGGTTCCGCATCGGGATAAAGGGCACCACGACGGACGGAGGGTGGAAGCCGATCTTCGCCGATCGGGTCGAGACCGAGCTCGACATCACCTACGACGAGCTCTCCATGCGAAACGCGATCTTCTCCGGGCAGAGGCGGACGGGCACATCGGACCTTACCGTCAGGTTCGGCGCGAAGATGGCCGACGGCCACCGCAGGAAGGACATCGACTTCGAGGCGAGCGCCGCCGACATGCCTCTCGAGAGGCCGATGCGCGAACTCGGGCTCAGCGGGACCGCGGACGGCACGGTCGAGATCAGAGGCCCTCACACCGACTTCCGGGGCGTCGCTGTCATCACCGCCAGGGACGGGGCGTGGCGCTCGATCCCTTTCGAGCACGCTTCGGTCCGGCTCGGAATATCGCGCGAGAGGATCGACTTCAGCGACATGGAGGTCGCGCTGCAGGGCTCGCCGCGCTCGAAGCTGGCAGGGGGGCTGGTCGCAGATCTCCTCCCCGGCAGGATGCGCCTGCACGGGGAGCCGATCCAGGGGCTCTCCGTCGACTCGGCGTACGCCTACGATTCAAAGACCTGGACCTTCACCGAAATGAGCTGGACCGGCCCGGGCGAAGAGAGGCTCGTCGCGAGGGGCAGGTTCGTCTCCGACGGGCCCATGGACATATCGGTGGCGGGCTCGCTGGACGCGGCCACCCTCTCTAAGCTCACCCCCTCGCTGTACCGCGGCGAAGGGCCCATCGACGTGGACCTCTCGGCGCGCGGCAGCGGGAGCGACCCCAGGTTTCACGGCACCGTCACCTTCAGGAAGAACTCGGTGCTCCTGAGGAGCCCCAGGCTGGAGCTGCAGGAGCTCTCCGGATCGGTGCGCCTCGAAGGGCAGCGCGTCCGCCTCGACGGCATCTCTGCAAAGATGGACGAAGGATCGATGAAGCTCTCAGGCTGGCTCGACCACCAGGGGTTCAGGCCCGCCCAGTCCGACCTCACGCTCACCGCCAAGGGCATGACGTGGCGATCTGAGGACGGCTATCTGATGCTGGAGTTCGAGGGCGCCCTCTCCCTCGCCGGAAGGTTCCCGAACCCCACGCTCTCCGGCGAGGTCGTAATCCAGGATGGCAGATACACCAAGGACTTCATGATCTTCGAGGCCATGGCAGGGGGCGGGAAGGCGCCGGAGCCGGCCCGCGCCGAGGCTCTCGATTTCGACCCGAGGCTCTCGCTCTCCGTCAGGAACTCCGGCGACATGGAGATCAGAAACAACGTCGGCGACATATGGCTCAACGTGAACATGGCACTCTCCGGCACGCGGTCGAGGCCGGCGTTCGCAGGCTCGATAAACGCCACCGGCGGATCGGTGCACTACCTGGGCCTCAAGTTCGACATAACGAGGGGGTTCGTGGAGTTCAGGGGAGATCTGCGATCGCCCTACATCGAGGTCTATGCGGAGAAGGAGATCGACGCATACAACGTGAGCCTTGTGCTCCACGGCCCCGTCGACAACCTGGCGCTGGATCTGTCCGCCACGTCGCCCTCCGGGCCGCTCGAGAAGCGCGACGTGGTGTCGCTAATCCTCTTCGGGATGACCGAGCAGGAGCGCATCGCCACGCAGAGGGAGGGGCTCTCCTCCGCCATGATCGCCCAGTCGATCACCAGCGTCATCGAGAGACCTGTTCAGAAATTCACAAGGCTCGACGTGTTCAGGCTCGAGGCCGCCGACGCCGGCTCCATCGGAGTGCAGAGGCTCAACGTGGGCAAGAGGCTGTCGGACAGGTTGACCGTCGGTTTCTCGACGGACATAGGCACCGACAACGCCGTCCAGACCTTCTCGGCGGAGTACCAGATCACCGACAATCTCCTGATCAAGGGGTCGCAGTCCACCGATTCTACGTACGATCTGAGCGGGATACTCAGATTCAGGCTGAGATAG